The Plectropomus leopardus isolate mb chromosome 2, YSFRI_Pleo_2.0, whole genome shotgun sequence genome has a window encoding:
- the etnk2 gene encoding ethanolamine kinase 2 → METQIHVPVGSPVIRKIPIFVDEHNVTEGAMKLIKELRPAWDTSHVKTKLFTDGTTNKLVGCYVEDSPEDVVLVRVYGNKTELIVDRDNELKSFQVLHANGCAPRLYCTFQNGICYEFMQGDALGTQDVRDPSLLRMIAREMARIHAIHAHNGCIPKPNLWIKMRKYFSLVATEFTDQASNVRIQQEVPSKAVLEQEMVWMKEHLSTLGSPVVLCHNDLLCKNIIHNSKEGHVRFIDYEYSSYNYQAFDIGNHFNEFAGMAELDYGLYPSREMQMDWLKVYLQAYKLFTKKTEEVSPRELETLYVQVNKFALASHFFWGFWALIQAKYSSIDFDFLGYAVLRFNQYFETKPSVMALQIPE, encoded by the exons ATGGAGACGCAGATACACGTGCCCGTGGGGTCGCCGGTAATTAGAAAAATTCCCATTTTCGTGGACGAACACAACGTGACGGAGGGGGCCATGAAGCTCATTAAAGAGCTGAGACCGGCGTGGGACACGAGCCATGTCAAGACCAAG CTCTTCACCGATGGAACCACCAACAAGCTAGTGGGCTGCTACGTGGAGGACAGTCCAGAAGACGTGGTCCTGGTGCGAGTATACGGGAACAAGACAGAGCTCATTGTGGACAGAGACAATGAGCTCAAAAGCTTTCAG GTGCTACATGCTAATGGTTGTGCTCCTCGCCTGTACTGCACCTTTCAGAATGGCATCTGCTATGAGTTCATGCAAGGTGACGCTCTTGGGACGCAGGACGTCAGGGATCCTTCCTTACTGAG gaTGATAGCCAGGGAGATGGCTCGTATCCATGCCATCCATGCACACAATGGCTGCATCCCCAAACCCAACCTCTGGATCAAGATGCGAAAATACTTCTCCCTCGTGGCCACCGAGTTCACTGACCAAGCGTCCAACGTTAG AATCCAGCAGGAGGTTCCCAGCAAGGCTGTGCTGGAGCAGGAGATGGTGTGGATGAAGGAGCATCTGTCCACTCTGGGCTCCCCTGTGGTGCTCTGTCACAATGACCTGCTGTGCAAGAACATCATCCACAACAGTAAAGAGG GTCATGTTCGCTTTATAGACTACGAATACTCCAGCTACAACTACCAGGCCTTCGACATTGGCAACCACTTCAATGAATTTGCAG GAATGGCGGAGCTGGACTATGGGCTGTACCCCAGCCGGGAGATGCAGATGGACTGGCTCAAAGTGTACCTGCAGGCATACAAACTCTTCACCAAGAAAACGGAGGAGGTCAGCCCACGAGAGCTGGAGACACTCTATGTACAGGTCAACAAGTTTGCTCTG GCTTCTCACTTCTTTTGGGGCTTTTGGGCGCTCATCCAGGCCAAGTACTCCTCCATCGACTTTGACTTCCTTGG GTACGCTGTGCTCCGTTTCAACCAGTACTTCGAGACCAAACCTTCAGTGATGGCTCTGCAGATCCCAGAATGA